The Sediminispirochaeta smaragdinae DSM 11293 genome has a segment encoding these proteins:
- a CDS encoding tetratricopeptide repeat protein: MATKPFSKAAKFFRQRHYEQVIRLLEPQVFRFRESFNFYYLLGFSCLHMGDFGSAYTYLKRGHDIKPTDIETLLGLASVHLKRQETAKAIELWLEVLDSDRKNQYALRGLRLLKKNSDPEFIIDYTESGKLERLIPQPARTFPLYRLLLAILLAGVVAVLLLVAPFSPLRITKSVSETYLPALDIGDIPKLTEVEKSNHPFSFSEMEIQELFESMGRYFRAGRDNMVRREINRILLSNASEPVREKARFLIASLKAPSFSNFKDNFAYREVIKEPALYAGCHVAWKGAVSNLQIGEHAIQFDLLVGYETGRVLEGQVPVTLPFSVRIDPELPIEVLGSVALTGNQDIPFSLTALSVHQFLKEQQ; the protein is encoded by the coding sequence ATGGCAACGAAACCTTTCTCGAAAGCGGCGAAATTTTTCAGGCAGCGACATTACGAACAGGTAATCAGACTGCTTGAGCCGCAGGTCTTCCGTTTTCGAGAAAGCTTCAATTTTTACTATCTTTTGGGTTTCTCCTGCCTTCATATGGGCGACTTTGGGAGTGCCTACACCTATCTGAAACGCGGTCACGATATTAAACCTACCGACATCGAAACCCTTCTTGGACTTGCCTCGGTCCATTTAAAACGGCAGGAGACGGCGAAGGCAATTGAGCTGTGGCTCGAAGTCCTTGATTCCGATCGAAAAAATCAGTATGCACTTCGGGGACTGCGATTACTGAAAAAGAACAGTGATCCTGAGTTTATTATCGATTATACGGAATCCGGTAAGCTCGAACGCCTCATACCTCAGCCGGCGAGAACCTTTCCTCTATACCGTCTCCTTCTTGCCATCCTGCTTGCCGGCGTTGTTGCCGTACTTTTACTCGTTGCCCCATTTTCTCCCCTACGTATCACAAAGTCTGTAAGTGAGACATACCTGCCGGCCCTGGATATCGGTGACATCCCCAAGTTGACAGAGGTCGAAAAGAGTAATCATCCCTTCTCCTTCAGCGAAATGGAGATCCAGGAACTATTCGAGTCCATGGGGCGCTATTTTCGTGCCGGCCGGGATAACATGGTACGACGTGAAATTAATCGAATCCTTCTCTCCAACGCATCAGAGCCGGTTCGCGAAAAAGCCCGCTTTCTCATCGCCTCGCTGAAGGCACCTAGCTTCTCCAATTTTAAAGACAACTTTGCATACCGAGAAGTGATAAAGGAACCGGCCCTTTACGCAGGGTGCCATGTGGCTTGGAAGGGTGCTGTCAGTAATCTTCAGATCGGAGAACATGCCATCCAATTTGATCTTCTCGTCGGTTACGAAACCGGCCGTGTTCTTGAAGGGCAGGTCCCGGTAACGCTTCCTTTTTCTGTCCGTATCGACCCCGAACTGCCTATTGAGGTCCTTGGAAGTGTTGCACTCACCGGAAATCAAGACATTCCTTTTTCTCTTACGGCCCTTTCCGTACATCAGTTTCTCAAGGAGCAGCAATGA
- the dtd gene encoding D-aminoacyl-tRNA deacylase, whose product MRAVVQRVKRCTVTVEGQTVGEIGHGLLVYLGVEHEDGEKDLSYLEEKISGLRIFQDEAGKMNLSVLDVEGSILVVSQFTLCADTRKGKRPSYNFAADPEIARKLYREMAERFSRRGIHTETGKFGASMDVDYINQGPVTILLDSRKRF is encoded by the coding sequence ATGAGAGCGGTAGTACAACGGGTAAAACGATGTACCGTTACCGTAGAGGGGCAGACCGTGGGTGAAATAGGCCATGGTCTTTTGGTCTATCTGGGCGTTGAGCATGAAGACGGAGAAAAGGACCTCTCCTATCTTGAGGAAAAAATCAGCGGCCTGCGCATATTTCAGGACGAGGCAGGAAAAATGAACCTCTCGGTGCTTGATGTCGAAGGTTCCATCCTCGTGGTTTCTCAGTTTACCCTTTGCGCGGATACCAGAAAAGGGAAGCGTCCAAGCTATAACTTTGCAGCCGATCCCGAAATAGCGAGGAAACTCTACCGCGAAATGGCGGAGCGGTTTTCCCGTCGAGGTATCCACACAGAGACGGGAAAATTCGGCGCTTCCATGGATGTTGATTATATCAATCAGGGTCCGGTCACAATCCTTCTCGACTCACGAAAGCGTTTCTGA
- the recA gene encoding recombinase RecA → MAKKTMTASASYENREEKEKALEAARLQIEKQFGKGSLMKLGGENRQGNIETIPSGSILLDAALGVGGYPKGRIVEIYGPESSGKTTLALHAIAECQKQGGIAAFIDAEHALDPVYARNLGVNIDEMWVSQPDTGEQALEIAESLVRSGAVDIIVVDSVAALTPQAEIEGDMGDSHMGLQARLMSQALRKLTGIISKSGACLIFINQIRMKIGVMFGNPETTTGGKALKFYSSVRIEVRRIETISKGADEAIGNRVRIKIAKNKVAPPFKKAELEIIFGKGISASASLLDAALKFEVIQKSGSWYSYGEERIGQGRENAKLFLETNADVAEEIDKKVRVLLFPEPTPETKQKEVPKEEDKSAERKLPKSKKSEPAEETELF, encoded by the coding sequence ATGGCAAAGAAAACGATGACGGCTTCAGCTTCTTACGAAAATAGGGAAGAGAAAGAGAAGGCGCTGGAAGCAGCCCGTCTGCAGATTGAAAAGCAATTTGGGAAGGGTTCTCTCATGAAGCTCGGCGGTGAGAATCGTCAGGGTAATATTGAAACAATTCCCTCCGGATCGATTCTCCTTGATGCCGCCCTGGGGGTCGGAGGCTATCCCAAGGGACGTATCGTCGAAATATACGGCCCGGAATCGTCGGGAAAAACAACGCTGGCTCTCCATGCCATTGCAGAATGCCAGAAGCAGGGAGGCATCGCCGCTTTCATTGATGCCGAACATGCCCTCGACCCTGTCTACGCCCGAAACCTCGGCGTCAATATCGATGAGATGTGGGTCAGCCAGCCGGATACCGGTGAGCAAGCCCTGGAGATTGCCGAAAGCCTTGTCAGGTCCGGAGCCGTGGATATTATCGTCGTGGACTCTGTGGCAGCCCTTACTCCCCAAGCGGAAATCGAGGGCGATATGGGTGATTCCCACATGGGATTGCAGGCGCGTCTTATGAGTCAGGCCCTCCGAAAGCTTACGGGCATTATCTCCAAGAGCGGAGCTTGTCTTATCTTCATTAACCAGATCCGAATGAAGATCGGGGTAATGTTCGGAAACCCGGAAACGACTACCGGAGGTAAGGCGCTTAAATTCTACTCCTCTGTGAGAATTGAGGTACGGAGAATCGAGACCATCTCCAAGGGGGCTGATGAGGCGATCGGTAACCGAGTACGAATAAAGATTGCCAAAAACAAGGTTGCTCCTCCCTTTAAAAAGGCCGAACTTGAAATTATCTTTGGCAAAGGAATCTCGGCCAGTGCAAGTTTGCTTGATGCGGCGTTGAAATTCGAAGTCATTCAGAAAAGCGGTTCCTGGTACTCCTACGGTGAAGAAAGAATCGGTCAGGGACGGGAAAATGCAAAACTCTTCCTTGAGACGAATGCCGATGTGGCAGAGGAAATCGATAAAAAGGTTCGTGTACTCCTTTTCCCCGAACCTACGCCGGAAACCAAGCAGAAGGAAGTGCCCAAGGAGGAAGACAAATCCGCTGAACGAAAATTACCGAAATCCAAGAAGAGCGAGCCGGCCGAAGAGACGGAGCTTTTTTAA
- a CDS encoding segregation and condensation protein A — MAELTETDAVVSSSESKQRFKLGEFEGPLDLLLFLIRKNEVNIYDIPIAEITDQYISYLEYATSIDLDDLTEFYLLASTLLYIKSQMLLPVEVDFGEDYEDPRQELVERLIEYQKFKEISKLMEEKERASEWTIERKKKQRTLPFSEEDDIWEQIEVWDLLKSFSTMIGTLSHERIIDLYEEVTINEKISLIHELLEGKDHFLFTDLIKKETSTMEVVCAFLAILESVKIKLISIFQNRLFGDIQIRKRVPLPGEHFEAYDFSDEDTQE; from the coding sequence ATGGCAGAATTGACCGAAACCGATGCCGTTGTATCGAGTTCGGAAAGCAAGCAGCGATTCAAACTTGGTGAGTTCGAAGGTCCGCTCGATCTCTTGCTTTTTCTGATCCGAAAAAACGAAGTCAATATCTACGATATCCCCATTGCCGAAATAACCGATCAGTACATCAGTTATCTGGAATATGCTACTAGTATTGATCTTGATGATCTGACCGAATTTTATCTTCTTGCCTCGACATTGCTCTACATTAAAAGTCAGATGCTGCTTCCTGTAGAAGTCGATTTCGGTGAGGATTACGAAGATCCCAGGCAGGAACTTGTCGAACGGCTTATCGAGTATCAGAAATTTAAAGAAATCAGTAAGTTAATGGAAGAAAAAGAGCGTGCATCCGAATGGACCATCGAACGAAAAAAGAAACAGCGCACCCTTCCGTTCTCCGAGGAAGACGACATCTGGGAGCAGATTGAGGTTTGGGACCTATTGAAAAGTTTTTCCACTATGATCGGGACCCTTTCACACGAACGAATCATCGATCTCTATGAAGAGGTCACCATAAATGAAAAAATCAGCCTGATTCATGAATTACTGGAAGGAAAGGATCATTTTTTGTTTACCGATCTGATAAAAAAGGAAACATCGACGATGGAGGTCGTGTGTGCCTTTCTTGCAATCCTGGAAAGCGTTAAAATCAAATTGATTTCCATCTTTCAGAACCGTCTTTTCGGTGATATACAGATTAGAAAACGTGTGCCCCTGCCTGGAGAACATTTTGAGGCCTATGATTTTTCAGACGAGGATACACAGGAATAA
- the scpB gene encoding SMC-Scp complex subunit ScpB has protein sequence MKLDRETALIEAILFLEGDPINTKQLVKFSNLSLEVVEHALTQLHERYASEDSGIELVEVGGGWQLVPKAELWDYLKDRYGKHNDNKLSRAALETLSIIAYSQPITRGEIENIRGVSADSMIKLLQNRGLVKGIGKKDVPGKPTQYGTTKEFLKLFRLKSISDLPKLDDINRDRFELNG, from the coding sequence ATGAAACTGGACCGGGAAACAGCATTGATAGAAGCCATTTTATTTCTCGAGGGAGACCCGATCAATACGAAGCAGCTGGTAAAATTCTCGAACCTCTCCCTTGAGGTGGTGGAGCACGCCCTTACGCAGCTTCACGAACGCTATGCTTCGGAGGATTCCGGCATCGAACTGGTGGAAGTCGGAGGCGGGTGGCAGTTGGTTCCGAAGGCCGAGCTATGGGATTATCTCAAAGATCGCTATGGCAAGCACAACGATAACAAGCTCTCCCGTGCGGCCCTTGAGACACTTTCGATCATCGCCTATAGTCAGCCGATAACTAGAGGGGAAATTGAGAACATCAGGGGTGTTTCCGCCGATAGCATGATCAAACTCCTTCAGAATCGGGGATTGGTCAAGGGCATTGGAAAAAAGGACGTTCCTGGAAAGCCGACCCAGTACGGCACAACAAAGGAGTTCCTCAAGCTGTTCAGACTTAAAAGTATATCCGACCTTCCGAAACTTGATGATATAAATAGGGATCGGTTCGAACTGAATGGATAA
- a CDS encoding pseudouridine synthase, giving the protein MDKDDKKKRPDEAVRLQLYLARSGVGSRRACEKLISEGCVRVNGQVANSQGIKVVPGRDSVTYRGKPVFPTGKHYYIALNKPVRYLCTHYDLEGRPLAEDLIKGKFPVRLFNVGRLDFLSSGLIFFTNDGEFAKIITHPSHEIEKEYVVETAKRLSSELLEEFRKGVVVEGELYRIHAYNIISPVKVKIVLREGKNREIRKLFTSKNIKVKRLHRVRIGPVQIAGMHPGEFRNLKPKEIAWFMKQQKGEKR; this is encoded by the coding sequence ATGGATAAGGACGATAAGAAAAAGAGGCCGGATGAGGCCGTGAGGCTTCAGCTCTACCTGGCAAGAAGCGGAGTAGGCTCACGCAGGGCCTGCGAGAAGCTTATCAGCGAGGGATGCGTCAGGGTAAACGGGCAAGTAGCCAACTCCCAGGGAATAAAGGTTGTTCCTGGAAGGGATAGCGTTACCTATCGAGGCAAGCCTGTCTTTCCCACTGGCAAACACTACTACATCGCTCTCAACAAACCTGTTCGTTATCTTTGTACCCATTATGATTTGGAGGGGCGTCCCTTAGCCGAAGACCTTATAAAGGGGAAGTTTCCGGTCCGTCTTTTTAATGTGGGACGACTTGATTTTCTTTCCTCCGGTTTGATTTTCTTTACCAACGACGGCGAATTCGCCAAAATCATCACCCATCCCTCGCACGAGATCGAAAAGGAATATGTAGTGGAGACTGCGAAACGGCTTAGTTCAGAGCTATTGGAAGAGTTCCGCAAGGGGGTCGTTGTAGAAGGCGAGCTCTACCGTATTCATGCATACAACATTATCTCTCCGGTGAAAGTCAAAATCGTTCTGAGGGAAGGCAAAAACAGGGAAATCAGAAAACTCTTTACCAGTAAAAACATAAAGGTAAAACGCCTGCACAGGGTGCGCATCGGCCCCGTTCAGATAGCAGGCATGCATCCTGGTGAGTTCAGAAATCTCAAACCCAAAGAGATTGCCTGGTTCATGAAACAGCAAAAGGGAGAAAAAAGGTGA
- the cmk gene encoding (d)CMP kinase, with protein sequence MIVAIDGPAGVGKSTIAKAIAQRSAFFYISSGKFYRAVTLYALEQGIDVEKKEGLVDLVASLSFSIRQGELYIGARNVEPFLHTDRIDALVATVSAYPPLREEINKALRKTTAEMNVVMEGRDITTVVFPDAEVKIFLDASVETRAMRRFRQGTSELSYDELVDSIRSRDTIDREKPVGGLKVADDALYIDSSDLTIDQVCEKVVQEIFRAEQKVNQEKDGSDD encoded by the coding sequence GTGATCGTAGCAATCGACGGACCGGCGGGGGTCGGGAAAAGTACCATTGCAAAAGCCATTGCGCAGAGAAGCGCTTTTTTTTATATCAGTTCAGGAAAATTCTACCGGGCGGTCACCCTTTATGCCCTCGAACAGGGGATTGATGTTGAAAAGAAAGAGGGATTGGTCGATCTCGTGGCCTCCCTCTCTTTTTCAATACGACAAGGTGAATTGTATATCGGAGCCCGTAATGTGGAGCCCTTCCTCCATACCGACCGTATCGACGCATTGGTAGCGACCGTTAGTGCGTATCCTCCCTTACGAGAGGAAATCAATAAGGCGCTCCGAAAAACTACCGCGGAGATGAATGTTGTCATGGAGGGAAGGGATATCACGACTGTCGTTTTTCCCGATGCAGAGGTAAAGATATTCTTGGATGCCAGTGTAGAGACCAGAGCAATGCGCAGGTTCAGGCAGGGAACCAGTGAACTCTCCTATGACGAACTCGTCGACTCAATCAGAAGTCGGGATACCATCGACAGAGAGAAACCGGTGGGCGGACTCAAAGTCGCCGACGATGCTCTCTATATAGATAGCTCGGACTTGACCATAGATCAAGTTTGTGAGAAAGTGGTACAAGAAATATTCAGAGCTGAACAAAAGGTAAACCAGGAGAAAGATGGTAGTGATGACTGA
- the rpsA gene encoding 30S ribosomal protein S1: MVVMTEKDSEKSTDIQASLQEEYLKSLEELEEGQLVEGSVIQVGPENVFVDVGYKSEGKIPLSEFETTPEIGDIVNVVLVRKEGKGGQVVVSKNKADVKLFWKELREAFDNEQPVEGTFDKVIKGGFEVDLGHGVRGFCPMSKTDVQRVENPDEYIGLKGKFLIDRLYSDNKLKIVLSRRGFMERDIAERKEKFFSETSIGDVVTGTVKSFTSFGAFIDLGGFDGLLHINDMSWGHVTRPKDYVKKGQEVELKVIKLDPEEQKINLSLKHFTPDPWLAFEAKYQVNDIVKGTVTKLTDFGAFIELEEGIEGLAHISELSWVKRINHPKEVLNIGDEVDVMILSYDIQQGRVSLGLKQVRPNPWDTIADSYPVGTRLTRKVVKITNAGAFVELEEGIDGFLHSDDLSWTRKIKNPGSVLKAGEEIDVVVISVDEESHRIRLGVKQLEEDPWQSLRKTYPKGSVIEGEITSVTDFGVFVRVPGGIEGLINKFNLTQPGEEVSDEVLSRFSPGEKITCLVTDINPHSQRLSLSIREYQRNLQRKEISKYIHDEDEETTVTFADILKEKGDSLDS; the protein is encoded by the coding sequence ATGGTAGTGATGACTGAGAAGGATTCCGAGAAAAGCACAGACATTCAGGCTTCTCTGCAGGAAGAGTACCTGAAATCTCTCGAAGAGTTGGAAGAAGGTCAACTCGTCGAGGGGTCCGTAATCCAGGTCGGACCGGAAAATGTTTTTGTCGACGTGGGTTATAAATCCGAGGGTAAGATCCCTCTTTCTGAATTCGAAACCACACCCGAGATTGGTGATATCGTTAATGTTGTTCTTGTTCGCAAGGAAGGAAAAGGCGGACAGGTTGTCGTTTCGAAAAATAAGGCCGACGTTAAACTCTTTTGGAAAGAGCTTCGAGAGGCTTTTGACAATGAGCAGCCCGTTGAAGGCACCTTTGACAAGGTGATCAAGGGCGGGTTTGAAGTCGATTTGGGACATGGCGTTAGAGGTTTCTGTCCCATGTCGAAAACCGATGTACAGCGGGTGGAAAATCCCGATGAGTACATCGGCCTGAAGGGCAAGTTTCTAATCGACAGGCTTTACAGCGACAACAAACTGAAGATTGTTCTGTCTCGCCGCGGCTTTATGGAGCGTGATATCGCCGAACGGAAAGAGAAGTTTTTCAGCGAAACCTCCATAGGCGATGTGGTCACAGGAACGGTAAAAAGCTTTACCAGTTTCGGTGCCTTTATCGATCTCGGCGGATTCGACGGTTTGCTTCATATCAATGATATGAGTTGGGGGCATGTCACTCGCCCGAAGGATTATGTCAAGAAGGGACAGGAAGTTGAGCTGAAGGTGATCAAGCTTGATCCAGAGGAGCAGAAGATCAATCTTTCGCTTAAACACTTTACCCCGGATCCATGGCTTGCTTTCGAAGCGAAGTACCAGGTTAACGATATTGTTAAGGGAACCGTAACCAAGCTTACCGATTTCGGTGCTTTCATCGAACTTGAAGAAGGAATTGAGGGGCTTGCACATATTTCCGAGCTTTCGTGGGTTAAGCGGATCAACCACCCCAAAGAGGTGTTGAATATCGGTGATGAAGTCGATGTGATGATACTTTCCTACGACATCCAGCAGGGTAGGGTGAGCCTCGGTCTAAAACAGGTTCGTCCAAATCCGTGGGATACCATTGCCGACTCCTATCCCGTAGGTACCAGGCTCACCAGAAAGGTAGTCAAAATTACCAATGCAGGGGCCTTTGTGGAGCTTGAAGAGGGAATCGACGGCTTCCTCCATTCCGATGATCTCTCATGGACCCGGAAAATCAAGAATCCCGGTTCTGTTTTGAAGGCCGGTGAAGAGATTGATGTAGTTGTTATTAGTGTCGATGAGGAAAGTCATCGGATTCGGCTCGGTGTAAAGCAGCTTGAAGAGGATCCCTGGCAGAGCCTCAGAAAAACCTATCCCAAGGGGAGCGTTATTGAGGGAGAAATCACCAGCGTTACCGATTTTGGGGTGTTTGTGCGCGTTCCCGGCGGCATCGAAGGGTTGATTAATAAGTTCAATCTTACTCAACCCGGCGAAGAAGTAAGCGATGAAGTACTCTCACGCTTTAGCCCCGGTGAAAAAATCACCTGTCTTGTGACGGACATTAACCCGCACAGTCAACGGTTGAGTCTCTCCATTCGTGAATACCAGAGAAATCTTCAGCGAAAGGAAATTTCCAAGTATATCCACGATGAAGATGAGGAAACAACCGTCACCTTTGCCGACATCTTGAAGGAGAAGGGTGATTCGCTCGACTCATAG
- a CDS encoding sigma-54-dependent Fis family transcriptional regulator: protein MLNVDAQRLETLIEINELINTDFQDSRSLLTRILESATRLTGGEASSLLLLDPVNRKLYFEIALGSKGPEMKRFSLDLGEGIAGWVAQHNRSLIVNDVENDKRFFAPISKTIGFKTDSILAVPMRLREQCIGVIEIVNRKEGNAFSQDDLQWLEVFANQAALAIQNAKEYQKLLEEVHQLRHKVDDSTEFHHFVGTSNLIREKLELARRIGATESSVLLIGESGSGKELFAERIHLESMRREKPFIRVNCAALPEHLLESELFGHVKGAFTDASKERIGRFELADGGTIFLDEVGELPLSVQAKLLRVIQHQVFEKVGSSEPCRVDTRIIAATNRNLEEAMDKGLFRQDLYYRLNVLPFVVPPLRDRPEDIPVLADYFFRKTKRELGRTVSGFSAEAMDALLSYRWPGNVRELENVVERAIVISTHELIRPEDLMLPGSSSLTPDAYAGSSLKEAVLQFKRHFITKALEEHNWNQTDTAKAVGIQRTYLSKLIKELEISR from the coding sequence ATGCTTAACGTCGATGCACAACGGCTTGAGACCCTCATTGAGATCAATGAGCTTATTAATACAGATTTTCAGGATAGTCGTTCCCTCCTGACGAGAATACTCGAGTCAGCCACACGGCTGACTGGGGGGGAGGCTTCTTCACTTCTTCTTTTAGATCCGGTAAATCGTAAACTCTACTTTGAAATAGCCTTGGGATCGAAGGGTCCCGAAATGAAACGGTTTAGTCTCGATCTGGGTGAGGGGATTGCCGGTTGGGTTGCACAGCACAACCGCTCGCTCATTGTAAATGACGTTGAAAATGACAAACGTTTTTTTGCGCCGATAAGTAAAACGATTGGGTTTAAAACCGATTCAATTCTTGCCGTTCCGATGCGACTTCGGGAACAGTGTATCGGCGTCATCGAAATTGTCAACAGGAAAGAGGGAAATGCCTTTTCCCAAGATGATTTGCAGTGGCTCGAGGTCTTTGCTAACCAGGCTGCCTTAGCCATTCAGAATGCAAAGGAGTACCAAAAGCTTCTTGAAGAGGTACATCAATTGCGCCACAAGGTCGACGATAGCACCGAATTCCATCATTTTGTCGGTACCAGTAATCTCATTCGAGAAAAACTTGAGCTTGCACGAAGAATCGGTGCAACAGAATCCTCTGTCCTTCTTATAGGAGAAAGCGGAAGCGGAAAAGAGCTGTTTGCAGAACGGATACATCTTGAAAGCATGCGTAGAGAAAAACCCTTCATACGAGTCAATTGTGCAGCTCTTCCTGAACATCTTCTCGAAAGTGAATTATTCGGTCATGTAAAGGGTGCCTTTACCGATGCATCGAAAGAACGCATAGGGAGATTTGAACTTGCCGACGGCGGAACCATTTTTCTGGACGAAGTAGGGGAACTGCCTCTTTCGGTTCAGGCTAAGCTCCTGAGGGTGATTCAGCATCAGGTTTTCGAAAAGGTCGGCAGCAGTGAACCATGCAGGGTTGATACACGAATCATTGCGGCTACCAATAGAAATCTCGAAGAGGCAATGGATAAGGGGCTATTTCGGCAGGATCTTTACTACCGCCTTAATGTGCTTCCTTTCGTCGTTCCTCCATTGAGGGATCGACCTGAGGATATCCCCGTACTTGCCGATTATTTTTTTAGAAAGACAAAGCGTGAACTGGGGCGTACCGTCTCGGGATTTTCGGCAGAAGCGATGGATGCTCTGCTTTCCTACCGGTGGCCGGGGAACGTCCGGGAATTGGAAAATGTCGTTGAACGAGCCATTGTTATCTCTACCCACGAGTTGATACGCCCGGAGGACCTTATGTTACCGGGCTCATCGTCCCTTACCCCCGATGCCTATGCAGGAAGCAGCCTAAAGGAGGCTGTCCTTCAGTTTAAGCGACATTTCATTACCAAAGCATTGGAAGAACATAACTGGAACCAGACCGATACCGCAAAAGCGGTGGGAATACAAAGAACATATTTATCCAAACTGATAAAGGAACTGGAAATCTCTCGATAG
- a CDS encoding tetratricopeptide repeat protein — MAKIYDEKTATSTSAKIASGLHKYRKVILYTLIAVAVILAALAIASVLKQRKTDAGTIVAEELQESYAKWLQASDDEKASLEKEVVAKADAIKAKYRGTFPHQRALLVLGNLAFEKSQWDDAQKDFAELAKEYPKSYLAPVALMNQATALEEAGNNKEAVEIYQKVFDTYKETSPDAPRALFSIARLYETTGQKEAALDAYREVADSFPDSDWTKLSRDRIIYLETH, encoded by the coding sequence ATGGCAAAAATCTACGATGAAAAAACAGCAACGAGTACATCCGCGAAGATTGCATCCGGGTTACACAAATACCGCAAGGTAATTCTCTACACGCTTATCGCCGTTGCGGTGATTCTTGCTGCCTTGGCGATTGCTTCGGTACTTAAGCAGCGAAAAACCGATGCAGGAACCATAGTTGCCGAAGAACTTCAGGAAAGCTACGCAAAGTGGCTTCAGGCTTCCGACGATGAAAAGGCTTCTCTCGAGAAAGAGGTTGTCGCTAAGGCCGACGCTATCAAGGCAAAATACCGCGGGACCTTTCCCCATCAGCGGGCGCTCCTTGTATTGGGAAACCTTGCCTTCGAAAAGAGCCAGTGGGATGATGCGCAAAAGGATTTCGCCGAACTTGCTAAGGAGTATCCCAAAAGTTACCTCGCCCCTGTTGCTCTTATGAACCAGGCGACTGCACTTGAAGAAGCTGGTAACAATAAAGAGGCAGTCGAAATTTACCAGAAAGTCTTTGATACATATAAAGAAACCAGCCCCGATGCACCGCGGGCCCTTTTTTCTATTGCAAGGCTCTATGAAACAACCGGGCAGAAAGAGGCCGCCCTTGATGCCTACAGGGAAGTCGCCGACAGCTTCCCAGACAGTGATTGGACAAAACTGTCCAGGGATCGTATAATCTACCTGGAAACACATTAG